The Hydra vulgaris chromosome 11, alternate assembly HydraT2T_AEP genome contains a region encoding:
- the LOC100201221 gene encoding 14-3-3 protein zeta-like codes for MSHLSEQELVDMAKLAEQAERYDDMVKFMKELTVKSKKLSDEHRNLLSVAFKNVVGARRSAWRIISSIESKQDEKGDSTELTTKYKKEIEHELQERCREVLDLLDNHLLVEVDSGCNGENGNYEGKVFYQKMKGDYYRYLVEVSSNEKRNELAAKSQQAYDEATKTAEKLPNTHPISLGLALNFSVFHYEIMNDSPKACALAKKAFDGAIAELDSLKEESYKDSTLIMQLLRDNLTLWTSETEQDEQNE; via the exons ATGTCTCATCTAAGTGAGCAAGAATTGGTCGATATGGCAAAATTAGCCGAGCAAGCCGAAAGGTACGATGATATGGTTAAATTTATGAAAGAACTTACTGTGAAGAGTAAAAAACTAAGTGACGAGCACCGTAATCTGCTTTCTGTGGCTTTCAAGAACGTAGTCGGAGCTAGAAGATCAGCATGGAGAATAATATCAAGTATAGAATCAAAACAGGACGAGAAAGGAGACTCGACAGAATTAACTACAAAGTACAAAAAAGAGATTGAACATGAACTTCAG GAAAGATGCAGAGAAGTTCTTGACTTATTAGACAACCATCTATTAGTTGAAGTGGATTCAGGATGTAATGGTGAAAATGGAAATTATGAGGGCAaagttttttatcagaaaatgaAAGGTGATTATTACAGATATTTAGTAGAAGTTTCTAGTAATGAAAAGAGAAATGAATTGGCTGCAAAATCTCAACAGGCTTATGATGAAGCAACAAAAACTGCAGAGAAATTGCCTAACACACATCCTATAAGCTTGGGTTTGGCACtcaatttttcagtttttcacTATGAAATAATGAATGATAGCCCCAAAGCATGTGCTTTAGCCAAAAAAGCTTTTGATGGTGCAATTGCTGAGCTTGATAGTCTAAAAGAAGAATCATACAAAGACAGCACATTAATTATGCAACTCTTGAGAGACAATTTAACTCTATGGACATCTGAAACTGAGCAAGATGaacaaaacgaataa